CAACTTCAACAGTCGGGGCATCACCCCAGAGTTTTTCAATGTTATAAAACTCGCGTGCATCTTTCTTAAATACATGAACAACCACGTCAACATAATCAAGAAGAATCCAGGTAAGTGCAGTGTAACCTTCTTTATGCCAACATTTAATTCCTTCATCCCTTAAACTTTTATCAACTTCATCAGCGATTGCCTTAACCTGCGTATCTGAATCGGCAGAACAAATAACAAAAAAATCAGAAAATGTAGCAACGTGGCGTAAATCTAGAATTTTAACATCATAGCCTTTTTTATTAAAAATAAGATCAGCAATTTTTTCAGCAAATAATTTTGAATCCAATATTAGCTCCCGCTTTTTTGAAAATAATTTTTATAGTCTTTTCCAATTACAATAGTAAGATCTAAGAAATAGCTTGCATTTTTTTCAGTAATAATAAACCTCTTATCAAGATTTAAAGAATCTGCAACTCGGTTTGCAGTTTCAGTTTTTCCTAGTCGATCAATTATAAACGTATTATCGATATCAAATGATCTATAATTACCCGTCTTAACAACATCAATGCCCTTGGCTCTAAGAATATTTGTTAAGCCATCTCCAACTCCCGTTACACCGCAGCCGTTTAAGACTTCAACTTGAATTAACTGTTGAACATTCTGCGGTTTTGTATTTTGGTTATCTTTTGAAGCAATTAGCCCTGTTTTATCCAAAACTGAGTATAATAAGAAAACTGCAAACAAAGTTAGGATTGCTGATGCAATTATAAAGAAAAGGTTTGTATTTTTTTCTGAGCCTGAATTTATTGAAATGCTTTTATCTTTATTCTCTTTTTCCTGCAAAATAATTCCTGCGATTAGTACCTAAAGGAATTATAACCTGAGCCGAAAAATCCATCGTTAAATGAATTAC
The window above is part of the Ignavibacteriales bacterium genome. Proteins encoded here:
- the rsfS gene encoding ribosome silencing factor; translation: MDSKLFAEKIADLIFNKKGYDVKILDLRHVATFSDFFVICSADSDTQVKAIADEVDKSLRDEGIKCWHKEGYTALTWILLDYVDVVVHVFKKDAREFYNIEKLWGDAPTVEVVDPALRKKTVKPKAKITAKSATKTPKKKTTK
- a CDS encoding LytR C-terminal domain-containing protein, with amino-acid sequence MQEKENKDKSISINSGSEKNTNLFFIIASAILTLFAVFLLYSVLDKTGLIASKDNQNTKPQNVQQLIQVEVLNGCGVTGVGDGLTNILRAKGIDVVKTGNYRSFDIDNTFIIDRLGKTETANRVADSLNLDKRFIITEKNASYFLDLTIVIGKDYKNYFQKSGS